AGAATTTAAAGCATTAAAAGAAGACATTAAAAAGCATGGACTGATTGAGCCTATCACTCTATACGAAGGACAGATACTTGACGGAAAATGCCGATACAAAGCATGTAAGGAACTCAAAATCACCCCTAAATTTGTTGAGTTTCACGGAGATGACCTTGAGGCTCTTATATATGTGATTAGGAAAAATATTCTCAGACAGCAGCTAAACAAAGACCAGATAAGCTGCATAATTGCAGAGGCTGTCACAGAGGCTGAAAAGTTTATAAAAAAACAATATTCTCTATTTGAATAAAAAGATGAACAAATGTTTATTGAAAAGCAAAAATTTTGAAAACCAAACTGAAGTTGAAAATTTTCTGAGTACTCATCCTGAATGCTTTTCCTGTCAACCCTATATTACCGAATTTATGAAAGAGAACATAGACAGATACTCAGAAATAGTTCAAAAATACAATTACTGTCTATGGTGCATGCTTAAAGGAGAATACAATAATGTGAGAAAAAGAGGACTCATAGAGGCACTTGATTTGTGTAAATCTTGTGAACGATTTCACAAACACGAAATCGTTCACGCTCAATACATTCAAAAAACAATTCAATTCACCCTGTTTTAAGCAAAAGCAAGCCTACCCCTTGGTATCGGAATCTCTCTTCCTATCTCCTTAGCTGTCTCAATCCATTCCTCTATCGCTACCTGAGCATTTGTTAAAGCTTCTTCATAAGTCTTTCCATCTGCCATGCACCCGGGAAGTTCTGGAACTTCAGCTATAAATGCTTCGTCTTCCTCTGACCAGTAAATTATTATCTCATATTTATACATCTGCTACCCCCTTATGGAGTTTATATTTCAATATCAGGTTTCTTACCTGTTTCACCTGATATGGCTTAGCTTTCCCATTCTCTAAAGGTTGCAGGTTTATTATCTCTTCAATACCAGATTTGAAAAATATGTGATGACTTCCTTTAATCCTTTCCTGAAATCCAAAATCTCTTAACAATTTTCTCAAATCCTCAAACCTCAGATTCCTGTCTACCAGCCCTGATAAAAGCTTTTTCAAAAATTTCTTATCAACGCTCACTTCTATATTTTACCACCTATAAAATTTTATTCCTACCCAGACTGCATTAATAAATATAGAAGCCCATTTGAGGAGGTAAATTTATGAAAAAATGCAAAAACTGTCAAAAAGAATTCTATCCCACCTACAACCTGAAAAACTTCTGTAGCCTGAAATGCCAGAAAGAATATCGCAAAAACTATATGAAAACCCTTATGCAACAGAAAAGAAATTCTGTTAGCAAAATCCACCGCTATGTTAATACTCATGATAATACTTTTGAGTCTCTAAAAGGCTTTAAAAAAACTTCTAAGGGGGATTTTGAGACCGAATATGGTAGTCATGAGAACTACCAGATAGCTAAAACATGCTGTAACTGGGAGACCAAACAGAAAGAGGGATACTGTATTACCCTTTATGAGCCATATTTCCTGTTCAGAAAGCCATGCAGGGAATGCCATATCTTAGATGCTTTGAAATTTTACGACATAAAAAAGAAAGCAGAGAAAAAGACAAAGAGAGAAACTGCATTAATAAATATAGAAGCAACATTTGAGGAGGTAAAGCAATGAAAAAAGCATTTAAAGACATGTATGCAGACCTAAAGGAAATGTGGACAGACACGCTTAGACCAGTGCTAAAAGGCTTTCTCACTTATGCACCAGGAAAAACCCTTGCAGCAGTATTGCTTACAGGTTTTAACCTATCCTCATTTTTCAAGGATTTTGGTTTAGGCTATGCTCTTACGGTTCTTGTCTCTTTTGTAGGTTCAATCTATCTTTTCCTGAAAGCCTATCAAAGGACTAAAGAGGGAATGATTCAAGAGGAAAAGGAACGGATAGAGAAACTTTGCCAGACTGTTGATTTTCACTTAAGAAAGGAGCAGAGAAATGAATAAGAAAGCCTTTGCTATCTATCACCGAAAACGAAACGGTTTCGTTTTCGGAAGAGGAGAAAAGGCTATGAATGAGAAAGCCTTTGCTATCGCAAACGCTTTAGCCAGATACTACGGCATACCTGAGCCAGAGTTTGTCTCTGCTCAGGAATGCCACCAGTGGATTAAGTCAGTGCTCAATAAAAGCAATGCTCAACTAAAGAAGTGTCCTCATTGTCAAACTGTTATGGCACGGAAGTTAGTGAATGGCAGGCTTAGATATGTTTGCAACTCCTGCAATAAAACCTTTGCACTTAAGGGAGTGTAAATGGAACTACTTACTCCAAATGAAGTAACTCAAATTCTCAAAATCACAAAAAGAACCCTCTACCACTATATCAAACAGGGAATTATTCCATACGTGAGACTGCAGAAAAGAATCCGATTCAGAAAAGAAGACATTGACCAATTTATTCAGAACCGACTGAGTAGAAATCCTGAAGTTGACGATATTGTTGTCACTATTAAAAGAAAAATCCAAAAAGCACTCAAGGAGTCTTGACCCGCCTGATGATTTTTTTCTATCCTACCATATCTCTGTTCATTGACAAGCAAGTAAGCCATGTTCTGAAGAAAGGAGCAGGACATGGGACTGTATAAAAGAGGCAATATCTGGTGGTTTTCTGTAACCATTAAAGGTAAACAATTTAGATTTTCAACCAAAACCACAGATAGAAAGAAAGCCACCGAGATTTATGCTAAAGCCCTACTTGAGCTTGATAATCCAACTAAGGACGTTGAAAATCAGATTTCTTTTGGTGAATTCTTTGAGAATCAGTATTTACCTTTTTCAGAGAGGCAGGCTTCTCACCAGAGTAAAAAATATTACTTCAAAGTTATCCCTGAGTGGTTTAAAAAAATACCTATAAATCAAATTACCACCAGAGACATTGAATTGCTTCAGGGAGACCTCCTGAAAGGCAGAACTCCAGCCAGTGTAAACAGAATTATTGCAACTATCAAACACTCACTGAGAAAAGCTTACGAATGGGAATTGACAGAAGAGGAAACCCTTAAAAGAGTGCAAAGAGTAAAACCTCTTAAAGGAGAAGTGCAAAGACTGAGATTCCTATCCCTTGAGGAATGTCACAAACTTATAGAGGTAGCTGAGCCACACTTAAAGCCTATCATTATTACTGCTCTTAATACTGGAATGAGAAAGGGAGAAATTCTGAGCCTCACGTGGAGCCAGATTGACCTCAAACACGGCTTTATCCACCTCGAAAAGACTAAAAACGGAGAGAGAAGAGATATTCCAATGAATGATACTCTTAAAATTCTATTCCGAGACCTCATAAAGAACAGAAGACTCGACTCGGACTATGTATTCTTGAACCCCGAAACAGGAAAGAGACTTACAGACATAAAAAGAAGTTTCAGGACAGCCTGTAAGAGAGCAGGAATTACTGATTTCAGATTTCATGACTTAAGACACACCTTTGCCAGTCATCTTATAATGAATGGAGTTGACCTAAAAACTGTTCAAGAACTTTTGGGACATAAAACCATTAAAATGACCTTAAAATACAGTCACTTATCAAAAGCACACAAGGAAAAGGCAGTAAATACCTTGAATATCACAATTTATCACAATTTTATCACAGTCAGGCAGGAGAGGGGATAGTTGAAAATTCAAAAACCATTGATTTTACTTGGTGGAGCTGATGGGAGTCGAACCCACGACCTCTTGAATGCCATTCAAGCGCTCTCCCAACTGAGCTACAGCCCCGATTTATAAAATTAACATATATACACATTTATTTGTCAATTACTATTAATTTTTCTTACTTTTTTAAGGTATAATTAAAAAATTGCAATAGCGAGAGGTACTTGATATGTCAAAGTTTTTTATTTTTCTACTACTTGTTTTCCTCACTATTATTGGACTTTTTGCAATGGAAAATAAAGAGATGGTAATTCTTAAAATACCTTTTGGTGCATCATATGAAATGCCCAAAATAGGATTAATGCTTCTTTCTTTAAGTTTCGGAGCCTTTTTTATTTTTCTTGTTTTTTTTATTAGAGACACTACCAATCTTATAAGTAAGTTTCAATTACAGAAAAAACACAAAAAAGAGGAAAAAATAAAGGATTATTACGCAAAGGCACTGAATGCAATCATGAGAGACAAAGTCACAGAAGCAAAAGAAGCTTTACAGGAAATATTGAAAGAGGAGCCTGAGCATATAGATGCACTTATAAGACTTGGAGATCTTTCAATGAAGGAGGAAGACTATAAGACAGCTCTTAAATATTATAAAAAAGCCTATGAACTTGATCCTAAAAACATAGTCCCTCTCTTTTCTATTGAGAATGTTATGG
The Thermodesulfovibrio yellowstonii DSM 11347 DNA segment above includes these coding regions:
- a CDS encoding type II toxin-antitoxin system HicB family antitoxin; the protein is MYKYEIIIYWSEEDEAFIAEVPELPGCMADGKTYEEALTNAQVAIEEWIETAKEIGREIPIPRGRLAFA
- a CDS encoding tyrosine-type recombinase/integrase — encoded protein: MGLYKRGNIWWFSVTIKGKQFRFSTKTTDRKKATEIYAKALLELDNPTKDVENQISFGEFFENQYLPFSERQASHQSKKYYFKVIPEWFKKIPINQITTRDIELLQGDLLKGRTPASVNRIIATIKHSLRKAYEWELTEEETLKRVQRVKPLKGEVQRLRFLSLEECHKLIEVAEPHLKPIIITALNTGMRKGEILSLTWSQIDLKHGFIHLEKTKNGERRDIPMNDTLKILFRDLIKNRRLDSDYVFLNPETGKRLTDIKRSFRTACKRAGITDFRFHDLRHTFASHLIMNGVDLKTVQELLGHKTIKMTLKYSHLSKAHKEKAVNTLNITIYHNFITVRQERG
- a CDS encoding ParB N-terminal domain-containing protein, whose translation is MKEILIHPFCYLLPWMTDEEFKALKEDIKKHGLIEPITLYEGQILDGKCRYKACKELKITPKFVEFHGDDLEALIYVIRKNILRQQLNKDQISCIIAEAVTEAEKFIKKQYSLFE
- a CDS encoding helix-turn-helix domain-containing protein, translated to MELLTPNEVTQILKITKRTLYHYIKQGIIPYVRLQKRIRFRKEDIDQFIQNRLSRNPEVDDIVVTIKRKIQKALKES
- a CDS encoding type II toxin-antitoxin system HicA family toxin, whose amino-acid sequence is MSVDKKFLKKLLSGLVDRNLRFEDLRKLLRDFGFQERIKGSHHIFFKSGIEEIINLQPLENGKAKPYQVKQVRNLILKYKLHKGVADV